The proteins below are encoded in one region of Flavobacterium nackdongense:
- a CDS encoding YHYH protein, translated as MKTITKKYAVAMLITLTIIASCSNDDHTSTSTTTPVVTAVPTVYKKIYGATSITNDGTYITIKTNGVPDHKSTYYPTTNALYEAYAGTTFEGNTFKKNPNVIATQTLTFKIPVNPTAATNHAATPLGAIGVALNGVALYNQYAGPNNQVLTSEIASFDQYYGHPQATGQYHYHVEPLYLTTVKSTKSGLMGFLLDGFPVYGPQEENGTTVTSAGLDVFHGHTHATIDFPNGIYHYHFTADAPYLNGNGYYGTAGTVTQ; from the coding sequence ATGAAAACAATAACGAAAAAATATGCAGTAGCAATGCTAATTACTTTAACTATCATTGCCAGCTGTAGCAATGACGACCATACTTCCACATCCACCACAACGCCGGTTGTAACAGCGGTACCAACTGTTTACAAAAAAATATATGGCGCAACAAGCATTACAAATGATGGCACTTACATAACCATAAAAACAAATGGTGTACCCGACCATAAAAGTACCTACTACCCTACTACTAATGCGCTATACGAAGCGTATGCCGGTACAACATTTGAAGGCAATACATTTAAAAAAAACCCAAATGTAATTGCTACACAAACTCTAACATTTAAAATCCCAGTAAACCCAACAGCTGCCACAAACCACGCTGCTACTCCCTTGGGAGCAATTGGTGTTGCTCTAAACGGTGTTGCTTTATACAATCAATATGCGGGTCCAAATAACCAAGTACTCACATCAGAAATTGCAAGTTTTGATCAATATTATGGACACCCACAAGCTACAGGTCAGTATCATTATCATGTTGAACCATTATACTTAACAACAGTAAAATCAACTAAATCTGGTTTGATGGGTTTCTTATTGGATGGATTTCCTGTTTATGGTCCGCAAGAAGAAAATGGAACCACTGTTACTAGTGCAGGATTAGATGTATTTCACGGACATACTCACGCTACAATTGACTTTCCAAACGGTATTTATCATTATCATTTTACTGCCGATGCACCTTATTTGAATGGAAATGGCTATTATGGCACAGCAGGAACCGTAACTCAATAA